From a region of the Rhodococcus sp. 4CII genome:
- a CDS encoding universal stress protein, translating to MTTARIRRGIVAGIDGSDGALEAAAWAASAARRFEEPLRLVHVLPKHPNSRGGDGAPDGDELLAAAEKAVLDGQRDLEVERSTHPGPPAQALVELSKTARMLVLGPAATSEMKSVVAGSDVVRVSNRAECPVVVWRGIQGHEVSGTRPVVVGVDGSELSDMAVAHAFEFAAFFGVPLVAVHTWAEHSTLGAWYSEERRFTDWSDLVQHEEAWLAESLAGWREKYPDVEVTRCLERGGPMKVLLEYSFGAQLIAVGSHGRNPFTASIVGSTSQSLIHHARCPVLICRKG from the coding sequence ATGACCACAGCACGGATTCGACGCGGCATCGTGGCAGGTATCGACGGATCGGACGGGGCGTTGGAGGCAGCGGCGTGGGCCGCATCCGCGGCGCGGCGGTTCGAGGAACCGCTTCGCCTCGTGCACGTGCTACCGAAGCATCCGAACTCCCGCGGCGGCGACGGCGCCCCGGACGGCGACGAGTTACTCGCCGCAGCCGAGAAGGCCGTCCTCGACGGGCAGCGAGACCTCGAGGTGGAGCGGAGCACCCATCCCGGCCCTCCCGCCCAGGCGCTGGTGGAACTGTCCAAGACGGCCCGCATGCTGGTACTCGGACCCGCGGCGACGAGCGAGATGAAATCGGTGGTCGCCGGTTCCGACGTCGTGCGGGTGTCGAATCGCGCCGAATGCCCGGTCGTCGTCTGGCGCGGCATCCAGGGCCACGAGGTCAGCGGAACCCGTCCCGTCGTGGTGGGGGTGGACGGAAGCGAACTGAGCGACATGGCCGTTGCCCATGCGTTCGAGTTCGCGGCGTTCTTCGGCGTTCCCCTCGTCGCGGTCCACACCTGGGCCGAGCACTCCACGCTCGGGGCGTGGTATTCGGAGGAACGACGTTTCACCGACTGGTCGGATCTGGTGCAGCACGAGGAAGCCTGGCTCGCCGAGAGCCTCGCGGGGTGGCGTGAGAAGTATCCCGACGTAGAGGTCACCCGCTGCCTCGAGCGCGGTGGGCCGATGAAGGTGCTCCTCGAGTACTCGTTCGGGGCGCAGTTGATCGCCGTCGGCAGTCACGGGCGCAACCCGTTCACCGCCTCGATCGTGGGCTCGACGAGCCAGAGCCTCATCCACCACGCGCGGTGCCCGGTCCTCATTTGCCGCAAGGGCTGA